One region of Carassius carassius chromosome 41, fCarCar2.1, whole genome shotgun sequence genomic DNA includes:
- the dhrs13a.3 gene encoding dehydrogenase/reductase SDR family member 13a.3 isoform X2, with protein MSVLLSVLVGVLAAYLLIYYSLFKGARFKSNVTLKGKTAIVTGSNTGIGKTTALDLAKRGARVILACRNKEKAEAAVYDIRKESGNPEVLYMHLDLASLKSVRGFAETFLKSEPRLDLLINNAGLIVSGRTEDGFGMAFGVNHLGHFLLTLLLLDRLKQAEHSRVVNVSALLHRLGSVDFNLLNTHKDLVTGVIATEIGRNMGVLQKLLFLPMSKLFFLDPEGGAQSTLYCALQEGLEPLSGRYFSSCALQNVSAQGKDDALARKLWEVSERLCGL; from the exons ATGTCTGTGTTGTTGTCAGTGCTGGTCGGTGTGCTCGCTGCATACCTTCTGATTTATTACAGCCTGTTTAAAGGAGCTAGATTTAAGAGCAACGTGACCTTAAAAGGGAAAACAGCAATTGTTACAG GGAGTAATACAGGCATTGGCAAAACCACAGCCTTGGATCTGGCCAAGAGAGGGGCCCGAGTGATCCTCGCCTGCAGAAACAAAGAGAAAGCTGAAGCTGCAGTTTATGACATAAGAAAG GAAAGTGGGAACCCCGAGGTGCTGTACATGCATCTGGACCTGGCCAGTTTGAAGTCTGTGCGTGGTTTTGCAGAGACTTTTCTGAAGAGTGAACCGAGACTCGACTTGCTCATTAACAATGCAG GTCTTATCGTGTCAGGCAGAACTGAAGATGGCTTTGGCATGGCGTTCGGTGTCAACCACCTGGGCCACTTTTTGCTGACGCTGTTGCTGTTGGATCGTCTAAAGCAGGCAGAGCACAGCCGCGTCGTCAATGTGTCCGCCCTGCTGCATCGACTGGGGTCTGTGGATTTCAACCTCCTCaacacacacaaggatctggtCACAG GTGTAATAGCCACTGAGATCGGTCGGAATATGGGTGTGCTGCAGAAGCTGCTTTTCCTGCCCATGTCCAAGCTGTTTTTTCTGGACCCAGAGGGAGGTGCGCAGAGCACGCTTTACTGTGCTTTGCAGGAGGGGCTTGAGCCTCTGAGTGGACGGTATTTCTCTTCCTGTGCCTTGCAGAATGTTAGTGCTCAAGGAAAGGATGATGCCTTGGCCAGGAAGCTTTGGGAAGTGAGCGAGAGGCTGTGTGGCCTGTGA
- the LOC132123051 gene encoding beta-crystallin A3: MALTNPMPLGPWKLTVYDQESFQGKRVEFTSACQNIMECGMDNVRSLKVECGAWVGYEHSSFCGQQFILERGDYPRWESWSGSNAYHIERLMSFRPICSANHKESKITIFERENFIGHQWEITDDYPSLQAMGWPSNEIGSMQVQSGAWVCYQYPGYRGYQYIMECDNHGGEYKHYREWGSHAQTFQVQSLRRVQQ; this comes from the exons ATGGCTTTGACTAATCCCATGCCACTAGGACCATGGAAG ctCACAGTGTATGACCAAGAGAGCTTCCAAGGCAAGCGCGTGGAGTTCACTTCAGCCTGTCAGAACATCATGGAATGCGGCATGGACAATGTCCGTTCTCTGAAGGTGGAGTGTGGCGC CTGGGTGGGCTACGAACACTCCAGCTTCTGTGGGCAGCAGTTCATCCTGGAAAGAGGCGACTACCCTCGCTGGGAGTCTTGGAGCGGCAGCAATGCCTACCACATTGAGAGGCTAATGTCCTTCCGGCCAATCTGCTCTGCT AACCACAAGGAGTCAAAGATTACCATCTTTGAGCGGGAGAACTTTATTGGACACCAGTGGGAGATAACCGATGACTACCCCTCTCTCCAGGCCATGGGTTGGCCCTCCAATGAGATCGGATCAATGCAGGTGCAAAGTGGGGC CTGGGTCTGTTACCAGTACCCCGGTTACCGTGGTTATCAGTACATCATGGAGTGTGACAACCATGGTGGCGAGTACAAACACTACAGGGAGTGGGGCTCCCATGCTCAGACCTTCCAGGTGCAGTCCCTCCGCCGGGTTCAGCAGTGA
- the dhrs13a.3 gene encoding dehydrogenase/reductase SDR family member 13a.3 isoform X1 → MSVLLSVLVGVLAAYLLIYYSLFKGARFKSNVTLKGKTAIVTGSNTGIGKTTALDLAKRGARVILACRNKEKAEAAVYDIRKESGNPEVLYMHLDLASLKSVRGFAETFLKSEPRLDLLINNAGLIVSGRTEDGFGMAFGVNHLGHFLLTLLLLDRLKQAEHSRVVNVSALLHRLGSVDFNLLNTHKDLVTGQSSWHAFRAYCHSKLCNVLFTRELANRLEGTSVTCYCLHPGVIATEIGRNMGVLQKLLFLPMSKLFFLDPEGGAQSTLYCALQEGLEPLSGRYFSSCALQNVSAQGKDDALARKLWEVSERLCGL, encoded by the exons ATGTCTGTGTTGTTGTCAGTGCTGGTCGGTGTGCTCGCTGCATACCTTCTGATTTATTACAGCCTGTTTAAAGGAGCTAGATTTAAGAGCAACGTGACCTTAAAAGGGAAAACAGCAATTGTTACAG GGAGTAATACAGGCATTGGCAAAACCACAGCCTTGGATCTGGCCAAGAGAGGGGCCCGAGTGATCCTCGCCTGCAGAAACAAAGAGAAAGCTGAAGCTGCAGTTTATGACATAAGAAAG GAAAGTGGGAACCCCGAGGTGCTGTACATGCATCTGGACCTGGCCAGTTTGAAGTCTGTGCGTGGTTTTGCAGAGACTTTTCTGAAGAGTGAACCGAGACTCGACTTGCTCATTAACAATGCAG GTCTTATCGTGTCAGGCAGAACTGAAGATGGCTTTGGCATGGCGTTCGGTGTCAACCACCTGGGCCACTTTTTGCTGACGCTGTTGCTGTTGGATCGTCTAAAGCAGGCAGAGCACAGCCGCGTCGTCAATGTGTCCGCCCTGCTGCATCGACTGGGGTCTGTGGATTTCAACCTCCTCaacacacacaaggatctggtCACAGGTCAGTCATCCTGGCACGCATTCAGAGCCTACTGCCACAGCAAACTGTGTAATGTGCTCTTTACCCGAGAGCTTGCAAACCGACTGGAGGGGACGAGTGTCACTTGCTATTGTCTGCATCCAG GTGTAATAGCCACTGAGATCGGTCGGAATATGGGTGTGCTGCAGAAGCTGCTTTTCCTGCCCATGTCCAAGCTGTTTTTTCTGGACCCAGAGGGAGGTGCGCAGAGCACGCTTTACTGTGCTTTGCAGGAGGGGCTTGAGCCTCTGAGTGGACGGTATTTCTCTTCCTGTGCCTTGCAGAATGTTAGTGCTCAAGGAAAGGATGATGCCTTGGCCAGGAAGCTTTGGGAAGTGAGCGAGAGGCTGTGTGGCCTGTGA